The Fervidibacillus albus genome contains a region encoding:
- a CDS encoding amidase — MNKKEYLQLDAVDIASLIKKKEVQAKEVIKAAVDRMEEVNPTINAVVFERSKRAYEELDSLSSYELPFYGVPMLLKNISQNLEGEPISSGSRLLNHYIANHDAHFVKKLRDAGFSFLGHTNTPEFGLKNITEPEIYGPTRNPWNTDYSPGGSSGGSAASVAAGIVPVAGASDGGGSIRIPASFTGLFGLKPTRGRTPVGPGYGRSWQGAAINFVLSRSVKDSAAFLDLLQTVQPEAAFQTPLYTEGYRNILNKPLPKPLRIAYSTKSPVHTPVSDEAKKAVEKMVKWLDRQGHIVEERDLPIDGIQLMKEYYIMNSGEMNATVRSLEKAIGRPLTKDDMEIESWVLHIAGKSISAAEYSESLAAWDLAAEKMAHFHRTYDFYITPATAFPAPKVGELTHSKEAQFELQKKVEEADKVEQQQIVYDMFLPSLTYTPFTQLANLTGQPAMSVPIHMTKDALPLGVQVMTQKGDEHRLLQLAAQLEQTDLWIGMKGNPMFKN, encoded by the coding sequence TTGAACAAAAAAGAATACTTACAACTCGATGCAGTGGACATTGCTTCGTTAATAAAAAAGAAGGAAGTACAGGCAAAAGAGGTTATTAAAGCGGCCGTTGATCGAATGGAGGAAGTGAATCCAACTATCAATGCCGTCGTCTTTGAACGGAGCAAACGAGCTTATGAGGAACTTGATTCCCTTTCTTCCTATGAACTTCCCTTTTACGGCGTACCGATGTTATTAAAAAACATATCTCAAAATTTAGAAGGTGAACCGATTTCTTCCGGGTCCCGATTATTAAATCATTATATTGCCAATCACGATGCCCATTTTGTAAAAAAATTGCGTGATGCCGGGTTTTCCTTTTTAGGCCATACGAATACACCGGAATTTGGTTTAAAAAATATTACGGAACCAGAAATATATGGACCAACGAGAAATCCGTGGAATACCGATTATTCCCCAGGGGGATCGAGCGGCGGGTCAGCAGCTAGTGTCGCAGCAGGCATCGTTCCCGTTGCTGGTGCTAGTGACGGTGGTGGATCGATTCGCATTCCCGCATCCTTTACCGGGTTATTTGGATTAAAACCGACGAGGGGAAGAACACCAGTTGGTCCGGGATATGGAAGGTCATGGCAAGGGGCGGCAATTAACTTTGTCTTAAGTCGAAGCGTGAAGGATAGTGCAGCATTTCTCGATCTTTTACAAACCGTTCAACCGGAAGCAGCCTTTCAAACCCCGTTATATACTGAAGGTTATCGTAATATATTGAATAAACCGCTTCCCAAACCGCTTCGGATCGCCTATTCGACGAAATCACCCGTTCATACCCCTGTCAGTGACGAAGCAAAGAAAGCCGTTGAAAAAATGGTGAAATGGCTCGATCGACAAGGGCATATCGTTGAGGAACGGGATCTACCTATTGACGGAATTCAATTAATGAAAGAATATTACATTATGAATAGCGGTGAAATGAATGCGACCGTTCGTAGTTTGGAAAAAGCAATTGGTCGCCCGTTAACGAAAGATGATATGGAAATTGAATCTTGGGTGCTCCACATAGCAGGAAAATCGATTTCTGCAGCCGAGTATTCTGAAAGTTTAGCTGCTTGGGATTTAGCTGCAGAAAAAATGGCCCATTTTCATCGGACGTATGATTTTTATATTACACCGGCAACGGCATTTCCCGCACCAAAAGTTGGGGAACTAACCCATTCTAAAGAAGCTCAATTCGAATTACAGAAAAAGGTGGAAGAAGCCGATAAAGTTGAGCAACAGCAAATCGTCTACGATATGTTTTTACCGAGTTTAACGTATACACCATTTACTCAATTGGCAAACTTAACGGGACAACCTGCCATGTCTGTTCCAATTCATATGACAAAAGATGCCCTTCCTCTAGGTGTACAAGTGATGACCCAAAAAGGAGATGAGCATCGCCTCCTACAACTTGCCGCCCAACTCGAACAAACGGATTTATGGATTGGTATGAAAGGGAATCCGATGTTTAAAAACTGA
- a CDS encoding ROK family protein: MIVKLGSIEAGGTKFVCAVGTETGEIIDRISIPTRTPEETIPEVLAFFQKHEIEAMGIGSFGPIDVKKSSPTYGNILNTPKLPWKDYPFLQKIQEKLQVPTGFTTDVNAAALGEYTYGAAKQTDSCLYITVGTGIGAGAVINGELLEGFSHPEMGHIIIRRHPDDNFEGGCPYHKDCLEGMAAGPAIEKRWGKKGVELTDRKEVWELEAYYIAQALVQYIMILCPEKIIIGGGVSQQETIFPLVREKVKELLGGYFTQPEVNEQIDDYIVPPGLENNAGIVGGLVLAKMALESK, encoded by the coding sequence ATGATTGTGAAACTAGGCTCAATTGAAGCAGGTGGAACGAAATTTGTTTGTGCTGTCGGAACGGAAACGGGGGAGATTATCGACCGAATTTCGATTCCAACGAGAACACCGGAAGAAACGATTCCAGAAGTACTCGCCTTTTTCCAAAAACATGAAATCGAAGCGATGGGGATTGGTTCCTTTGGGCCAATCGATGTAAAAAAATCGAGCCCGACTTACGGGAATATTTTAAACACACCGAAATTACCTTGGAAGGACTATCCGTTTCTACAAAAAATTCAAGAAAAATTACAAGTCCCAACTGGTTTTACGACGGATGTCAATGCTGCGGCTTTAGGTGAATATACTTACGGAGCAGCGAAACAAACGGACAGTTGTCTATATATTACGGTTGGAACGGGAATCGGTGCAGGAGCGGTCATTAACGGAGAATTGCTTGAAGGTTTCTCCCACCCGGAAATGGGCCACATCATCATTCGCCGCCATCCGGATGACAATTTCGAAGGGGGTTGTCCGTACCATAAAGACTGTCTCGAAGGAATGGCAGCCGGTCCTGCGATTGAAAAACGTTGGGGGAAAAAGGGCGTTGAATTGACGGACCGAAAAGAAGTTTGGGAGCTGGAGGCTTATTATATCGCCCAGGCACTCGTCCAATACATTATGATCCTTTGCCCAGAAAAAATCATTATCGGTGGTGGCGTTTCCCAACAGGAGACGATCTTCCCCCTTGTTCGTGAAAAGGTAAAGGAACTTTTAGGCGGCTATTTCACCCAACCGGAAGTGAATGAACAAATAGACGACTATATTGTTCCCCCGGGACTGGAAAACAATGCTGGAATCGTCGGCGGCCTCGTTTTAGCAAAAATGGCATTGGAATCAAAATAA
- a CDS encoding ABC transporter permease, whose protein sequence is MIRFIWKNWWRKKGTFIFLIIGVLLIAAGLFYLVGLSHATQTTIVDELQKRWQASYDIVVRPAGTRSITEKDNLLDPNFLSGLSGGISIEQYEQIKEIDGVDVAAPIAMIGYLLFSIDLQDLELEGNGIYRLVTEEINHIGIKEKKNVTTTYFSRGNDQVIQEKFIETNGHYFLGFPFETYFTTWNLLLAGIDPEQEANLVGLDQAMLSIGTSRYFTDDDISENILLNVEASETGEPEIYSSSIPVIVSSQTYTDYLANYKIEKLDLPFDDIETARETLAMVEEKGGEKYLNNVKGKIVQTFSYRDKEIYARLVNSLSGYDIETGEPYTENHLGYIDIPLLHKPSGLSYKSVTSPFPENWPYAYELEKVVYDQERNIEGFREQIDYDRQDDGQPIKIQPNWIGIYDPSKLNISKDPLSELPMETYRPATAELVIDENLKPINPPEVMNPEINPSSFLGNPPTMLTTLDAAALIAGEKPISAIRVKVAGVEELNEESQEKIEKVGAEIEEKTGLETDITLGSSPHLTLVHVPAINNNDALGWIQQPWIKLGSSITIFKEAKVGYSILIFCVIAVAIVYVWAMSLVSLLTRRKAFAVLLAVGWRPRQLSKLIFVEAGILGSMATIISWMMLGFVYLTEEVSVSVTRFLLIGFLSLIIYLIGAIIPALLVRNISPMEAIRSGEISITSKKFLKTSGIFSMAMNHFFGKWKRNVLSIVAIAMPASLLALFLYITISLRGTMYTTLLGQYVAMEVGPVHYTAVTVSLLIAILTTIEIMWQNISERTEEIALLKAIGWKNRSIRMLIWTEGILIGFGASLLAIVGTISILMTQYSQLETEILVSILFTGLIPITVALIASVIPAEKAASISPIEGLRGQYTNQKITENRIKRFIMLSFFLMIGIVIFLSILLFIK, encoded by the coding sequence ATGATTCGGTTCATCTGGAAAAACTGGTGGCGGAAAAAAGGAACTTTTATTTTTTTAATTATCGGTGTTCTTCTGATCGCTGCTGGACTTTTTTATTTAGTTGGCTTATCCCATGCAACGCAAACCACTATCGTCGATGAACTACAAAAACGCTGGCAGGCATCCTATGATATCGTTGTGCGCCCTGCTGGAACCCGCAGCATTACTGAAAAAGACAACTTACTGGATCCGAATTTTTTGAGTGGACTTTCAGGTGGGATTAGCATTGAGCAATATGAACAAATAAAAGAGATCGACGGCGTTGATGTAGCCGCACCGATTGCGATGATCGGGTATTTACTTTTTTCAATCGACTTACAAGACCTCGAACTAGAGGGTAATGGCATTTATAGACTTGTGACCGAAGAGATAAACCATATCGGTATAAAAGAAAAGAAAAATGTTACCACGACATATTTTTCACGGGGGAATGATCAGGTTATACAGGAAAAATTTATCGAAACAAATGGACACTATTTTTTGGGGTTCCCCTTTGAAACATACTTTACAACTTGGAATCTATTGCTTGCAGGAATTGATCCTGAACAAGAAGCGAATTTAGTTGGACTCGATCAGGCGATGCTATCCATAGGTACGAGTCGATATTTTACCGATGATGATATAAGTGAAAATATTTTACTTAATGTTGAGGCTTCTGAAACTGGGGAACCAGAAATTTACAGTTCCTCTATACCCGTTATCGTAAGCTCTCAGACTTATACAGATTATTTAGCGAATTATAAAATTGAGAAATTGGATTTGCCCTTTGACGATATCGAAACAGCAAGGGAAACTTTGGCAATGGTCGAAGAAAAGGGCGGAGAAAAATATTTAAATAATGTGAAAGGGAAAATCGTTCAAACATTTTCTTATCGTGACAAAGAAATTTATGCTCGTTTAGTGAATAGTCTTTCAGGATATGATATAGAAACGGGAGAACCGTATACAGAAAACCACTTAGGATATATCGATATTCCTCTTTTACATAAACCGAGTGGGTTAAGTTATAAATCGGTTACGAGCCCTTTTCCTGAAAATTGGCCCTATGCTTATGAACTGGAAAAAGTAGTTTATGATCAAGAACGAAATATTGAAGGATTTCGTGAACAAATTGACTATGATCGGCAAGATGATGGACAACCGATTAAGATTCAACCAAATTGGATTGGAATCTACGATCCTAGTAAATTAAATATATCGAAAGATCCCCTTAGTGAATTACCGATGGAAACTTACCGACCCGCAACTGCTGAATTAGTAATTGATGAAAATCTTAAGCCCATAAATCCGCCTGAGGTAATGAATCCAGAAATCAATCCGAGTAGTTTTTTAGGCAATCCACCTACCATGTTAACGACGTTGGATGCTGCAGCATTAATCGCCGGGGAAAAACCGATTTCGGCCATTCGGGTTAAAGTGGCAGGTGTAGAGGAATTAAATGAGGAAAGCCAAGAAAAAATAGAAAAAGTTGGAGCAGAAATTGAAGAAAAAACGGGATTGGAAACAGATATCACACTCGGATCTTCTCCCCATCTTACATTAGTTCATGTTCCAGCTATAAATAATAACGATGCTTTAGGGTGGATTCAACAACCGTGGATTAAATTGGGCTCTTCAATCACAATATTTAAAGAAGCGAAAGTGGGATATTCAATTCTGATTTTTTGTGTCATAGCAGTTGCGATTGTATACGTTTGGGCCATGAGCCTCGTTTCGTTACTGACAAGACGAAAGGCGTTTGCTGTTTTGTTAGCAGTAGGGTGGAGACCTAGGCAATTAAGTAAACTCATATTTGTAGAAGCTGGCATTTTAGGTAGCATGGCGACCATAATTTCTTGGATGATGCTCGGTTTTGTCTATTTAACAGAAGAGGTTTCCGTTTCGGTAACACGGTTCCTTCTTATCGGATTCCTGAGTCTAATCATTTATTTAATCGGTGCAATTATTCCAGCACTCCTCGTTCGGAATATTTCACCGATGGAAGCGATCCGAAGTGGAGAAATTAGTATCACAAGTAAAAAGTTCTTAAAAACGAGCGGGATTTTCTCCATGGCTATGAACCACTTTTTTGGAAAATGGAAACGAAATGTTTTATCGATTGTTGCGATTGCGATGCCAGCGAGTTTACTTGCTTTATTCCTATACATTACCATTTCCCTTCGTGGAACGATGTACACGACATTACTTGGACAATATGTGGCTATGGAAGTGGGACCTGTCCATTATACTGCTGTAACCGTATCTTTACTGATTGCTATTTTAACTACGATCGAAATTATGTGGCAAAACATATCGGAACGAACAGAAGAAATTGCTCTGCTAAAGGCGATCGGCTGGAAAAATCGAAGCATCCGTATGCTTATTTGGACAGAAGGTATTCTGATTGGATTTGGTGCAAGCTTACTTGCAATTGTTGGAACTATAAGTATTCTAATGACGCAATATAGCCAGCTTGAAACAGAAATTTTAGTCAGTATTTTATTTACAGGCTTGATTCCTATTACCGTTGCACTAATTGCATCGGTCATCCCTGCAGAAAAAGCAGCATCCATTTCCCCAATTGAGGGATTAAGAGGACAATATACAAATCAAAAAATCACAGAAAATCGAATAAAACGTTTCATCATGCTTTCCTTCTTTTTGATGATCGGGATCGTCATCTTTCTATCAATTCTGCTTTTTATAAAGTAA
- a CDS encoding ABC transporter ATP-binding protein, with protein MVTEIQLIGVNKEYKGDGTVTDALKDIHLTFHQKEFTAIVGPSGSGKSTLLNLIGTLDRPSSGKILYNQEEIMNKGVNKIADFRFSNIGFIFQQFHLLPTLTALENVLSPLFSRRVSFNKKERAQEVLERVGLANKMDALPFQLSGGEQQRVAIARAIVHKPSWLLADEPTGNLDTETGKRIYELLKELNEQDGSSVLFVTHDPNLAANANRIITIKDGTVISDECQGDGT; from the coding sequence ATGGTAACAGAAATTCAACTTATTGGAGTAAATAAAGAATATAAAGGAGACGGTACCGTAACAGATGCTCTAAAAGATATCCATTTAACTTTTCATCAGAAGGAATTTACGGCCATTGTTGGTCCCTCCGGTTCTGGAAAATCCACTTTATTAAATTTAATCGGAACGCTAGACAGGCCCTCATCCGGTAAGATTTTATATAACCAAGAAGAAATTATGAACAAAGGAGTAAATAAAATTGCTGACTTTCGTTTTTCAAACATCGGCTTTATTTTTCAACAATTTCATCTCCTTCCGACTTTAACAGCTTTGGAAAATGTTCTTTCCCCTTTATTTTCCCGAAGAGTTTCTTTCAATAAAAAGGAGCGGGCACAAGAGGTACTGGAACGAGTTGGGTTGGCGAATAAAATGGATGCCCTTCCTTTCCAACTATCGGGTGGTGAACAGCAAAGAGTAGCGATTGCAAGGGCGATCGTTCATAAACCGAGCTGGTTATTGGCCGATGAACCAACTGGAAATTTGGATACAGAAACAGGAAAACGTATTTATGAATTATTAAAGGAATTAAATGAACAAGACGGAAGTAGCGTTTTATTTGTAACACACGATCCCAATTTAGCCGCAAACGCTAATCGTATCATTACAATAAAAGATGGTACGGTCATATCGGATGAATGCCAAGGTGATGGAACATGA
- a CDS encoding HD domain-containing phosphohydrolase, with protein MHFKDFGVIFNRNGESIERVETRSMTIELLASYDGTEVIKHTLSKNGRWGIDPDEGWSGLELVFILEGELTLFIDNQKYLLKPGDYFQTAPIKKFCYIQANVRSQFLYVSSQPVFHHYSNVVKEIKHLSIIVDEKDGYTKDHCSRIMRYSMMIGEKLQLKLKDLHILNMGSYLHDIGKIRIPDQILQKTGKLTEEEWEIIKKHPIYGKDILLDSGIPILKDAAVIVEQHHERYDGSGYPFGLKGDEIHIGAAIVAVVDSFDAMTTDRIYRKALSKEEAIEEIVRNSGTLYHPKVVQAFLSVIDGESR; from the coding sequence ATGCACTTTAAAGATTTTGGAGTTATTTTTAACCGAAATGGAGAATCAATTGAAAGGGTCGAAACGCGTAGTATGACCATTGAATTATTAGCGTCATACGATGGTACAGAAGTTATTAAACATACATTATCAAAAAATGGGCGATGGGGAATAGATCCTGATGAAGGATGGAGTGGATTAGAATTAGTTTTTATATTAGAAGGCGAGCTTACTTTATTTATTGATAATCAAAAATACCTCCTGAAACCTGGGGATTATTTTCAAACGGCCCCAATTAAGAAGTTTTGTTATATTCAGGCAAATGTAAGGTCCCAGTTTTTATATGTATCTTCCCAGCCGGTTTTTCATCATTACAGCAATGTTGTTAAAGAAATTAAACATTTAAGCATTATTGTTGACGAAAAGGACGGTTATACGAAAGATCATTGTTCGCGAATTATGCGCTATTCAATGATGATAGGTGAAAAACTCCAATTAAAACTAAAAGATTTACATATTTTAAATATGGGTTCGTATTTGCACGATATTGGAAAAATTCGCATTCCTGATCAAATATTGCAAAAGACTGGTAAATTAACGGAGGAAGAATGGGAAATCATTAAAAAACATCCGATTTACGGAAAAGACATTTTACTAGATTCCGGAATTCCAATCTTAAAAGATGCAGCGGTGATCGTCGAACAACATCACGAACGATATGATGGAAGTGGCTACCCTTTTGGTTTGAAAGGAGACGAAATTCATATCGGTGCTGCCATCGTAGCCGTTGTCGATTCCTTCGATGCGATGACGACGGACCGTATTTATCGGAAGGCATTGTCGAAGGAAGAAGCCATCGAAGAAATCGTCCGGAATAGTGGAACATTGTATCATCCGAAAGTTGTACAAGCCTTTCTATCGGTAATTGACGGGGAATCCCGCTGA
- the manA gene encoding mannose-6-phosphate isomerase, class I, with protein sequence MKEPLFLQPVFQERIWGGTALRDQYGYEIPSDRTGECWAISGHPNGQSIVKNGTYAGKTLGELWMSNRELFGNLEGDVFPLLTKILDANADLSVQVHPDDTYAKINENGELGKTECWYIIDCKEGAELVFGHTAKTKEEFVRQIEEGNWDQLLRRVPIKQGDFFYVPSGSIHALCEGTLVLETQQSSDTTYRVYDYDRTDANGNKRELHLDKAIDVTTVPHRDPQLNITTEKREGAEITTFVQANYFSVYKWDITGDFHYDQTHPFLLMSVLSGAGSLEVNGKSYPLEKGDHFVIPATIDQLMMKGELELIVAHP encoded by the coding sequence ATGAAGGAACCATTATTTTTACAACCGGTATTTCAAGAACGGATTTGGGGAGGAACGGCTTTACGGGATCAATATGGCTATGAAATCCCTTCCGATCGGACAGGGGAATGCTGGGCAATTTCGGGACATCCGAATGGGCAAAGTATTGTGAAAAACGGAACATATGCTGGAAAAACATTAGGTGAACTATGGATGTCAAATCGAGAGCTTTTCGGAAATCTCGAAGGTGACGTATTTCCGTTACTAACGAAGATTCTAGATGCCAATGCAGATCTTTCCGTTCAAGTTCATCCCGATGATACCTATGCGAAGATAAATGAAAACGGGGAACTTGGAAAAACGGAATGTTGGTACATTATCGATTGTAAAGAAGGAGCGGAACTTGTCTTCGGTCATACAGCAAAAACGAAGGAGGAATTCGTCCGCCAAATTGAAGAAGGAAATTGGGATCAATTATTGCGTCGAGTACCAATCAAACAAGGAGACTTTTTCTACGTACCGAGTGGCTCGATCCATGCCCTTTGTGAAGGAACCCTCGTCCTAGAAACCCAACAAAGTTCAGATACGACTTATCGGGTGTACGACTATGATCGGACGGATGCAAACGGAAACAAAAGGGAATTACATTTAGATAAGGCAATCGATGTGACAACCGTTCCCCATCGAGATCCACAACTCAATATCACTACGGAAAAAAGGGAAGGGGCGGAAATTACGACGTTTGTCCAAGCTAATTATTTTTCCGTATATAAATGGGATATAACTGGTGATTTTCATTACGATCAAACCCATCCGTTTCTTTTAATGAGCGTGTTGTCAGGGGCCGGTTCTTTAGAAGTTAATGGCAAATCGTATCCTTTAGAAAAAGGTGACCATTTTGTTATTCCTGCAACGATTGATCAATTGATGATGAAAGGTGAATTGGAACTGATCGTTGCCCATCCATAA
- a CDS encoding phospho-sugar mutase, with the protein MSWKTTANKWLHFQDLDEQLKQQLAELKDDESSLEELFYKNLEFGTGGMRGEIGPGTNRMNVYTVRKASTGLARYLMSKGEDFAKKGIVIAYDSRHMSPEFALETAKTVGTYGIKTYLFKELRPTPELSFAVRYLKAAAGVVITASHNPPEYNGYKVYGDDGGQLPPKQADLLTNFVNEVTDELTISVFDENQLLEKGLLEYVGEEIDQVYLDHVKSISIHPDLIQKAAKDLKIVFTPLHGTSNRLVQRGLELFGFENVTVVKEQEMPDSNFSTVKSPNPEEHEAFELAIQYGKEIDADVLIGTDPDADRLGVAVKNKQGEYQVLTGNQTGAIMLHYLLSEKKEKGILPENGIVLKTIVTSEIGRVIAESFGLPTVDTLTGFKFIGEKINQYEASGEHVFQFGYEESYGYLIGDFVRDKDAVQAALFACEVAAYYKLQGKNLYDALMEIYEQYGYFKESLQSITLKGKEGSEKIGRILDELRNHPPKEIEGTKIVAMEDYKQSIRKEFADGKLSPISLPKSNVLKFFLEDGSWFCVRPSGTEPKCKFYFAVRGKTLEESEALVEQLQHSVMEKVREITK; encoded by the coding sequence ATGAGTTGGAAAACAACCGCTAATAAGTGGCTTCATTTTCAAGACCTCGACGAACAGTTAAAACAGCAACTGGCCGAATTAAAAGATGATGAATCGAGTTTGGAAGAGCTATTTTATAAAAACTTGGAATTCGGTACAGGTGGCATGCGGGGAGAAATCGGACCTGGAACAAACCGAATGAATGTGTATACCGTTCGAAAAGCTTCCACTGGATTGGCTCGATATTTAATGAGTAAAGGGGAAGACTTTGCGAAAAAAGGAATTGTCATCGCCTATGATTCGAGACATATGTCCCCGGAATTTGCGCTAGAAACAGCAAAAACCGTCGGAACTTATGGAATTAAAACGTATTTATTTAAAGAATTACGCCCTACACCGGAACTGTCTTTCGCAGTCCGATATTTGAAAGCGGCAGCAGGTGTCGTCATTACGGCGAGCCACAATCCACCCGAATATAACGGTTATAAAGTTTATGGGGACGATGGTGGACAATTACCGCCGAAACAAGCCGATCTATTAACGAATTTTGTTAATGAAGTAACAGATGAATTAACGATTTCCGTATTCGATGAAAATCAATTGTTAGAAAAGGGATTGTTGGAATACGTTGGTGAAGAGATCGATCAAGTGTATTTAGACCATGTGAAATCCATTAGCATTCATCCCGATTTGATTCAAAAAGCAGCAAAGGATTTAAAAATTGTTTTTACGCCGTTGCACGGAACATCTAATCGGCTCGTCCAACGGGGACTGGAATTGTTCGGTTTTGAAAATGTAACCGTTGTTAAGGAACAGGAAATGCCCGATTCAAATTTTTCGACGGTTAAATCTCCAAATCCGGAAGAACATGAAGCATTTGAACTCGCCATTCAATATGGAAAGGAAATCGATGCGGATGTGTTAATTGGAACGGATCCGGATGCCGATCGTTTAGGTGTTGCCGTCAAAAATAAACAAGGGGAATACCAAGTACTAACCGGGAATCAAACGGGGGCAATTATGCTCCACTACTTATTATCCGAAAAGAAAGAAAAAGGAATTTTACCAGAAAATGGAATCGTTTTAAAAACGATTGTTACATCGGAAATCGGTCGAGTCATTGCCGAAAGTTTCGGACTTCCGACAGTAGATACGTTAACTGGATTTAAATTTATCGGTGAGAAAATTAACCAATACGAAGCAAGTGGCGAACACGTTTTCCAATTCGGATATGAAGAAAGCTACGGCTATTTAATCGGTGATTTTGTCCGCGATAAAGATGCCGTCCAAGCTGCATTGTTTGCTTGCGAAGTCGCTGCATATTATAAATTACAAGGAAAAAATTTATATGATGCGTTAATGGAAATATATGAACAGTACGGTTATTTTAAAGAATCATTGCAGTCTATTACATTAAAAGGTAAAGAAGGTTCCGAAAAAATCGGTCGCATTTTGGATGAGCTCCGCAATCATCCACCGAAGGAAATTGAAGGAACAAAAATAGTGGCAATGGAAGATTATAAACAAAGCATCCGGAAAGAATTTGCAGATGGAAAATTGAGTCCGATCAGTCTTCCGAAATCGAACGTGTTGAAATTTTTCCTTGAGGATGGATCTTGGTTTTGCGTAAGACCATCAGGAACGGAACCGAAGTGTAAATTTTACTTCGCTGTAAGAGGAAAAACGTTGGAAGAAAGTGAAGCATTGGTTGAACAGTTGCAACATTCCGTTATGGAAAAAGTACGGGAGATTACAAAATAA
- a CDS encoding sugar-binding protein codes for MISLKRWSIYPVIIFFFFVSLILTIYFGTETFVVKKSEQKGQVDYIYHFVLIPEEVDNEYWRMIEKGARDAAEKYQVYLEYIGPSRANMEEHIQVLDKVIAGKVDGIMVQGIAESFSSLIDKAVNKGIDVVTVDTDWPKSEREVYIGTDNYKAGYLAGRALIEDTEGSQQVGIIIGRKDAIHQQLRVDGFREAIQKEDRIEVVGIEESKISKTGAVQATYNLLKEHPNITAFYGTSALDGVGIAQVIRTMKPDSDPYIITFDTLPETIDLLNNGEIDALVVQYPYEMGYRAVESLVQLQKGNHPDSIQYTKTGIWHKEDLIRQKETYLDENDPK; via the coding sequence GTGATTAGTTTGAAAAGATGGTCCATTTATCCAGTAATCATATTCTTCTTTTTTGTTAGTTTGATTCTAACCATTTATTTTGGTACGGAAACATTTGTCGTAAAAAAATCAGAACAAAAGGGTCAGGTAGATTATATTTACCATTTTGTTCTAATTCCTGAAGAAGTAGATAATGAGTATTGGCGAATGATTGAAAAAGGAGCCCGGGATGCAGCGGAAAAATATCAAGTTTATTTAGAGTACATTGGACCGAGTCGAGCAAACATGGAAGAACATATTCAAGTTTTAGATAAAGTAATTGCGGGAAAAGTTGATGGAATAATGGTACAAGGGATAGCAGAATCTTTCTCATCACTCATCGATAAAGCTGTGAATAAAGGTATAGATGTAGTAACGGTCGATACTGATTGGCCAAAGAGTGAAAGGGAGGTATATATTGGAACAGACAATTATAAGGCAGGATATTTGGCAGGTCGTGCACTTATCGAAGATACGGAAGGATCCCAACAAGTTGGTATCATTATTGGTCGAAAAGATGCCATTCATCAGCAATTACGGGTCGATGGGTTTCGAGAGGCTATTCAAAAAGAAGATCGAATTGAAGTTGTCGGTATCGAAGAATCAAAAATTTCGAAAACCGGTGCAGTGCAAGCAACCTATAATTTGTTAAAAGAGCATCCGAATATTACTGCTTTTTACGGTACGAGTGCATTAGATGGAGTTGGCATTGCTCAAGTGATTCGAACGATGAAGCCGGATTCGGATCCGTACATTATTACTTTCGACACGCTACCGGAAACGATTGATCTATTAAATAATGGTGAAATTGATGCGTTAGTTGTTCAGTATCCGTATGAAATGGGCTATCGAGCGGTTGAATCTCTCGTGCAATTACAAAAAGGGAATCATCCTGATTCAATACAATACACGAAAACAGGAATTTGGCATAAAGAAGATCTTATCCGACAAAAGGAGACGTATCTCGATGAAAACGATCCGAAGTAA